From one Scophthalmus maximus strain ysfricsl-2021 chromosome 19, ASM2237912v1, whole genome shotgun sequence genomic stretch:
- the tti2 gene encoding TELO2-interacting protein 2 isoform X4 has protein sequence MELSSLLHELHLSSSEKPLPSAPLPPITELLSRLQEKLIGVSSDSETSSLIGRVERLFQTADPDWLFSPASANEDGGQAALESAYGSLIGALIGCAALPLCEDDCGSLPVAAYQSVPSRAVPVCSALGALLGALGKWEEPGLLLSAVVPAVCVFTVTHFQDRAWTTSPSRAAARSLQEVLLRAGGWRDSAHLLVGGGSQREEEDGGKSRGILGGVLDVLQPQLAKDSWQRCEAVKLVFAWSLLQVTRPSLSPHLPRLLPPSLLLTDHYRPENCMLGVRCLHHIVLNTPAADLRQFNRAEVVYQALFKHLYTTEAAVIQLVLSCLLDLLLVLETPPSSLTPSSARRKPCRHDDVLRLVLTHMEAENKVPMRRVYASVLPPLVDRMGVAVCRHLQRLQRVVLGYLEIKDPPEETNRLKVLEVLQKTTRAAWPRMEGRVNTLLRCLLRLLVDVSSDSQLDDSVRHELTNQTLSCIRLLDQGSGGPVQTLLQQVDSSCCSPEVLCCLATVTTSSER, from the exons ATGGAGCTTTCTTCCTTACTTCATGagcttcatctctcctcctcagagaagcccctcccctctgcccctctccctccaATCACGGAGCTCCTGTCTCGGCTGCAGGAGAAGCTGATCGGTGTGTCCTCGGACTCTGAAACGAGCTCCCTGATTGGTCGTGTGGAGCGGCTCTTTCAAACAGCAGATCCCGATTGGCTGTTCTCCCCGGCCTCAGCCAATGAGGACGGTGGTCAGGCTGCACTCGAGTCGGCATACGGGTCTCTGATcggcgctctgattggctgtgcaGCTCTGCCACTCTGCGAGGACGACTGCGGCTCTCTGCCGGTGGCGGCCTATCAAAGCGTCCCGAGCCGAGCCGTCCCGGTGTGCTCGGCGCTCGGAGCGCTGCTGGGAGCTCTGGGAAAGTGGGAGGAGCCTGGTCTGCTACTGAGTGCGGTGGTGCcggccgtgtgtgtgttcactgtgacGCATTTCCAG GATCGGGCTTGGACCACGTCCCCCTCCAGAGCGGCCGCGCGGAGCCTGCAGGAGGTCCTGCTGAGGGCGGGTGGCTGGAGAGACTCCGCCCACCTCCTGGTGGGGGGCgggagtcagagggaggaggaggatggaggcaAGAgcagaggaattctgggagGAGTCCTGGATGTCCTGCAGCCGCAACTCGCCAA GGACTCGTGGCAGCGGTGTGAGGCGGTGAAGCTGGTGTTTGCGTGGAGCCTCCTGCAG GTCactcgcccctctctctcccctcacctgccgcgcctcctccccccctcccttctcctcacTGACCACTACAGACCAGAGAACTGCATGCTGGGAGTTCGCTGTCTGCATCATATTGTACTGAACACG cctgCTGCTGATCTCCGTCAGTTCAACAGAGCAGAAGTCGTCTATCAAGCCTTATTCAAACACCTGTACACCACAGAGGCTGCTGTCatacag ctcgTCCTCTCTTGTCTGTTGGACCTCCTGTTGGTTCTGGAGACGCCCCCCTCCTCGctcaccccctcctccgcccGCAGGAAGCCCTGTCGCCATGACGACGTGTTGCGTCTGGTCCTGACCCACATGGAGGCGGAGAACAAAGTTCCGATGCGACGCGTCTACGCCTCTGTCCTCCCGCCGCTTGTAGACAG GATGGGCGTGGCGGTGTGCAGACACCTGCAGCGGCTGCAGCGGGTGGTTCTGGGATACCTGGAGATCAAAGATCCTCCTGAGGAGACAAACAGGCTGAAGGTCCTGGAGGTTCTGCAGAAAACCACCAGGGCAGCCTGGCCGag GATGGAGGGACGCGTCAACACGTTGCTGCGTTGCTTGTTGCGGTTGCTGGTCGACGTCTCTTCAGACTCGCAGCTCGACGACTCGGTCAGACACGAACTGACGAATCAGACACTTTCCTGCATCAGACTGTTGGACCAGGGCTCAGGGGGACCAGTCCAG actctcctccagcaggtcgACAGCAGCTGTTGTAGTCCCGAGGTGCTCTGTTGCCTGGCGACTGTAACTACGTCGTCAGAGAGGTGA
- the tti2 gene encoding TELO2-interacting protein 2 isoform X1, whose product MELSSLLHELHLSSSEKPLPSAPLPPITELLSRLQEKLIGVSSDSETSSLIGRVERLFQTADPDWLFSPASANEDGGQAALESAYGSLIGALIGCAALPLCEDDCGSLPVAAYQSVPSRAVPVCSALGALLGALGKWEEPGLLLSAVVPAVCVFTVTHFQDRAWTTSPSRAAARSLQEVLLRAGGWRDSAHLLVGGGSQREEEDGGKSRGILGGVLDVLQPQLAKDSWQRCEAVKLVFAWSLLQVTRPSLSPHLPRLLPPSLLLTDHYRPENCMLGVRCLHHIVLNTCVCVCVCVQPAADLRQFNRAEVVYQALFKHLYTTEAAVIQLVLSCLLDLLLVLETPPSSLTPSSARRKPCRHDDVLRLVLTHMEAENKVPMRRVYASVLPPLVDRMGVAVCRHLQRLQRVVLGYLEIKDPPEETNRLKVLEVLQKTTRAAWPRMEGRVNTLLRCLLRLLVDVSSDSQLDDSVRHELTNQTLSCIRLLDQGSGGPVQVSLVQTLLQQVDSSCCSPEVLCCLATVTTSSER is encoded by the exons ATGGAGCTTTCTTCCTTACTTCATGagcttcatctctcctcctcagagaagcccctcccctctgcccctctccctccaATCACGGAGCTCCTGTCTCGGCTGCAGGAGAAGCTGATCGGTGTGTCCTCGGACTCTGAAACGAGCTCCCTGATTGGTCGTGTGGAGCGGCTCTTTCAAACAGCAGATCCCGATTGGCTGTTCTCCCCGGCCTCAGCCAATGAGGACGGTGGTCAGGCTGCACTCGAGTCGGCATACGGGTCTCTGATcggcgctctgattggctgtgcaGCTCTGCCACTCTGCGAGGACGACTGCGGCTCTCTGCCGGTGGCGGCCTATCAAAGCGTCCCGAGCCGAGCCGTCCCGGTGTGCTCGGCGCTCGGAGCGCTGCTGGGAGCTCTGGGAAAGTGGGAGGAGCCTGGTCTGCTACTGAGTGCGGTGGTGCcggccgtgtgtgtgttcactgtgacGCATTTCCAG GATCGGGCTTGGACCACGTCCCCCTCCAGAGCGGCCGCGCGGAGCCTGCAGGAGGTCCTGCTGAGGGCGGGTGGCTGGAGAGACTCCGCCCACCTCCTGGTGGGGGGCgggagtcagagggaggaggaggatggaggcaAGAgcagaggaattctgggagGAGTCCTGGATGTCCTGCAGCCGCAACTCGCCAA GGACTCGTGGCAGCGGTGTGAGGCGGTGAAGCTGGTGTTTGCGTGGAGCCTCCTGCAG GTCactcgcccctctctctcccctcacctgccgcgcctcctccccccctcccttctcctcacTGACCACTACAGACCAGAGAACTGCATGCTGGGAGTTCGCTGTCTGCATCATATTGTACTGAACACG tgtgtgtgtgtgtgtgtgtgtgttcagcctgCTGCTGATCTCCGTCAGTTCAACAGAGCAGAAGTCGTCTATCAAGCCTTATTCAAACACCTGTACACCACAGAGGCTGCTGTCatacag ctcgTCCTCTCTTGTCTGTTGGACCTCCTGTTGGTTCTGGAGACGCCCCCCTCCTCGctcaccccctcctccgcccGCAGGAAGCCCTGTCGCCATGACGACGTGTTGCGTCTGGTCCTGACCCACATGGAGGCGGAGAACAAAGTTCCGATGCGACGCGTCTACGCCTCTGTCCTCCCGCCGCTTGTAGACAG GATGGGCGTGGCGGTGTGCAGACACCTGCAGCGGCTGCAGCGGGTGGTTCTGGGATACCTGGAGATCAAAGATCCTCCTGAGGAGACAAACAGGCTGAAGGTCCTGGAGGTTCTGCAGAAAACCACCAGGGCAGCCTGGCCGag GATGGAGGGACGCGTCAACACGTTGCTGCGTTGCTTGTTGCGGTTGCTGGTCGACGTCTCTTCAGACTCGCAGCTCGACGACTCGGTCAGACACGAACTGACGAATCAGACACTTTCCTGCATCAGACTGTTGGACCAGGGCTCAGGGGGACCAGTCCAGGTGAGTCTCGTCCAG actctcctccagcaggtcgACAGCAGCTGTTGTAGTCCCGAGGTGCTCTGTTGCCTGGCGACTGTAACTACGTCGTCAGAGAGGTGA
- the tti2 gene encoding TELO2-interacting protein 2 isoform X2 yields the protein MELSSLLHELHLSSSEKPLPSAPLPPITELLSRLQEKLIGVSSDSETSSLIGRVERLFQTADPDWLFSPASANEDGGQAALESAYGSLIGALIGCAALPLCEDDCGSLPVAAYQSVPSRAVPVCSALGALLGALGKWEEPGLLLSAVVPAVCVFTVTHFQDRAWTTSPSRAAARSLQEVLLRAGGWRDSAHLLVGGGSQREEEDGGKSRGILGGVLDVLQPQLAKDSWQRCEAVKLVFAWSLLQVTRPSLSPHLPRLLPPSLLLTDHYRPENCMLGVRCLHHIVLNTCVCVCVCVQPAADLRQFNRAEVVYQALFKHLYTTEAAVIQLVLSCLLDLLLVLETPPSSLTPSSARRKPCRHDDVLRLVLTHMEAENKVPMRRVYASVLPPLVDRMGVAVCRHLQRLQRVVLGYLEIKDPPEETNRLKVLEVLQKTTRAAWPRMEGRVNTLLRCLLRLLVDVSSDSQLDDSVRHELTNQTLSCIRLLDQGSGGPVQTLLQQVDSSCCSPEVLCCLATVTTSSER from the exons ATGGAGCTTTCTTCCTTACTTCATGagcttcatctctcctcctcagagaagcccctcccctctgcccctctccctccaATCACGGAGCTCCTGTCTCGGCTGCAGGAGAAGCTGATCGGTGTGTCCTCGGACTCTGAAACGAGCTCCCTGATTGGTCGTGTGGAGCGGCTCTTTCAAACAGCAGATCCCGATTGGCTGTTCTCCCCGGCCTCAGCCAATGAGGACGGTGGTCAGGCTGCACTCGAGTCGGCATACGGGTCTCTGATcggcgctctgattggctgtgcaGCTCTGCCACTCTGCGAGGACGACTGCGGCTCTCTGCCGGTGGCGGCCTATCAAAGCGTCCCGAGCCGAGCCGTCCCGGTGTGCTCGGCGCTCGGAGCGCTGCTGGGAGCTCTGGGAAAGTGGGAGGAGCCTGGTCTGCTACTGAGTGCGGTGGTGCcggccgtgtgtgtgttcactgtgacGCATTTCCAG GATCGGGCTTGGACCACGTCCCCCTCCAGAGCGGCCGCGCGGAGCCTGCAGGAGGTCCTGCTGAGGGCGGGTGGCTGGAGAGACTCCGCCCACCTCCTGGTGGGGGGCgggagtcagagggaggaggaggatggaggcaAGAgcagaggaattctgggagGAGTCCTGGATGTCCTGCAGCCGCAACTCGCCAA GGACTCGTGGCAGCGGTGTGAGGCGGTGAAGCTGGTGTTTGCGTGGAGCCTCCTGCAG GTCactcgcccctctctctcccctcacctgccgcgcctcctccccccctcccttctcctcacTGACCACTACAGACCAGAGAACTGCATGCTGGGAGTTCGCTGTCTGCATCATATTGTACTGAACACG tgtgtgtgtgtgtgtgtgtgtgttcagcctgCTGCTGATCTCCGTCAGTTCAACAGAGCAGAAGTCGTCTATCAAGCCTTATTCAAACACCTGTACACCACAGAGGCTGCTGTCatacag ctcgTCCTCTCTTGTCTGTTGGACCTCCTGTTGGTTCTGGAGACGCCCCCCTCCTCGctcaccccctcctccgcccGCAGGAAGCCCTGTCGCCATGACGACGTGTTGCGTCTGGTCCTGACCCACATGGAGGCGGAGAACAAAGTTCCGATGCGACGCGTCTACGCCTCTGTCCTCCCGCCGCTTGTAGACAG GATGGGCGTGGCGGTGTGCAGACACCTGCAGCGGCTGCAGCGGGTGGTTCTGGGATACCTGGAGATCAAAGATCCTCCTGAGGAGACAAACAGGCTGAAGGTCCTGGAGGTTCTGCAGAAAACCACCAGGGCAGCCTGGCCGag GATGGAGGGACGCGTCAACACGTTGCTGCGTTGCTTGTTGCGGTTGCTGGTCGACGTCTCTTCAGACTCGCAGCTCGACGACTCGGTCAGACACGAACTGACGAATCAGACACTTTCCTGCATCAGACTGTTGGACCAGGGCTCAGGGGGACCAGTCCAG actctcctccagcaggtcgACAGCAGCTGTTGTAGTCCCGAGGTGCTCTGTTGCCTGGCGACTGTAACTACGTCGTCAGAGAGGTGA
- the tti2 gene encoding TELO2-interacting protein 2 isoform X3 has translation MELSSLLHELHLSSSEKPLPSAPLPPITELLSRLQEKLIGVSSDSETSSLIGRVERLFQTADPDWLFSPASANEDGGQAALESAYGSLIGALIGCAALPLCEDDCGSLPVAAYQSVPSRAVPVCSALGALLGALGKWEEPGLLLSAVVPAVCVFTVTHFQDRAWTTSPSRAAARSLQEVLLRAGGWRDSAHLLVGGGSQREEEDGGKSRGILGGVLDVLQPQLAKDSWQRCEAVKLVFAWSLLQVTRPSLSPHLPRLLPPSLLLTDHYRPENCMLGVRCLHHIVLNTPAADLRQFNRAEVVYQALFKHLYTTEAAVIQLVLSCLLDLLLVLETPPSSLTPSSARRKPCRHDDVLRLVLTHMEAENKVPMRRVYASVLPPLVDRMGVAVCRHLQRLQRVVLGYLEIKDPPEETNRLKVLEVLQKTTRAAWPRMEGRVNTLLRCLLRLLVDVSSDSQLDDSVRHELTNQTLSCIRLLDQGSGGPVQVSLVQTLLQQVDSSCCSPEVLCCLATVTTSSER, from the exons ATGGAGCTTTCTTCCTTACTTCATGagcttcatctctcctcctcagagaagcccctcccctctgcccctctccctccaATCACGGAGCTCCTGTCTCGGCTGCAGGAGAAGCTGATCGGTGTGTCCTCGGACTCTGAAACGAGCTCCCTGATTGGTCGTGTGGAGCGGCTCTTTCAAACAGCAGATCCCGATTGGCTGTTCTCCCCGGCCTCAGCCAATGAGGACGGTGGTCAGGCTGCACTCGAGTCGGCATACGGGTCTCTGATcggcgctctgattggctgtgcaGCTCTGCCACTCTGCGAGGACGACTGCGGCTCTCTGCCGGTGGCGGCCTATCAAAGCGTCCCGAGCCGAGCCGTCCCGGTGTGCTCGGCGCTCGGAGCGCTGCTGGGAGCTCTGGGAAAGTGGGAGGAGCCTGGTCTGCTACTGAGTGCGGTGGTGCcggccgtgtgtgtgttcactgtgacGCATTTCCAG GATCGGGCTTGGACCACGTCCCCCTCCAGAGCGGCCGCGCGGAGCCTGCAGGAGGTCCTGCTGAGGGCGGGTGGCTGGAGAGACTCCGCCCACCTCCTGGTGGGGGGCgggagtcagagggaggaggaggatggaggcaAGAgcagaggaattctgggagGAGTCCTGGATGTCCTGCAGCCGCAACTCGCCAA GGACTCGTGGCAGCGGTGTGAGGCGGTGAAGCTGGTGTTTGCGTGGAGCCTCCTGCAG GTCactcgcccctctctctcccctcacctgccgcgcctcctccccccctcccttctcctcacTGACCACTACAGACCAGAGAACTGCATGCTGGGAGTTCGCTGTCTGCATCATATTGTACTGAACACG cctgCTGCTGATCTCCGTCAGTTCAACAGAGCAGAAGTCGTCTATCAAGCCTTATTCAAACACCTGTACACCACAGAGGCTGCTGTCatacag ctcgTCCTCTCTTGTCTGTTGGACCTCCTGTTGGTTCTGGAGACGCCCCCCTCCTCGctcaccccctcctccgcccGCAGGAAGCCCTGTCGCCATGACGACGTGTTGCGTCTGGTCCTGACCCACATGGAGGCGGAGAACAAAGTTCCGATGCGACGCGTCTACGCCTCTGTCCTCCCGCCGCTTGTAGACAG GATGGGCGTGGCGGTGTGCAGACACCTGCAGCGGCTGCAGCGGGTGGTTCTGGGATACCTGGAGATCAAAGATCCTCCTGAGGAGACAAACAGGCTGAAGGTCCTGGAGGTTCTGCAGAAAACCACCAGGGCAGCCTGGCCGag GATGGAGGGACGCGTCAACACGTTGCTGCGTTGCTTGTTGCGGTTGCTGGTCGACGTCTCTTCAGACTCGCAGCTCGACGACTCGGTCAGACACGAACTGACGAATCAGACACTTTCCTGCATCAGACTGTTGGACCAGGGCTCAGGGGGACCAGTCCAGGTGAGTCTCGTCCAG actctcctccagcaggtcgACAGCAGCTGTTGTAGTCCCGAGGTGCTCTGTTGCCTGGCGACTGTAACTACGTCGTCAGAGAGGTGA